The Verrucomicrobiia bacterium genome includes a region encoding these proteins:
- a CDS encoding prepilin-type N-terminal cleavage/methylation domain-containing protein has translation MPTTSKRAFTLVELLVAVVVSGILVGITASTYSLFRRSMALDQGRVSLSQNARIALDRISRELRQTPAVVTLLPANPSDLSTPQPGELEFEDGHANDLTYRRYYLSGGTLKVDVKQYYFAYDPTTRVRWNEQGTGGVSPISNVISTNDIADNVQSISYYGSNEVQILVTMLDSEGQQFQLRTTVLGRNL, from the coding sequence TCTAAGCGCGCATTTACGTTGGTGGAGCTTCTGGTGGCCGTCGTGGTCTCCGGAATTTTGGTGGGCATAACTGCTTCTACCTACTCGCTGTTCCGCCGCTCCATGGCGTTGGACCAGGGAAGGGTTTCGCTTTCCCAGAATGCACGCATTGCCTTGGATAGGATTAGCCGCGAGTTACGGCAAACCCCTGCTGTGGTCACCCTTTTGCCTGCCAATCCTTCAGACCTAAGTACACCACAGCCAGGTGAGCTGGAGTTTGAAGATGGTCATGCGAATGACCTGACCTACCGGCGTTACTACTTGAGTGGTGGCACTCTTAAGGTGGATGTAAAGCAGTACTATTTCGCGTACGACCCCACAACCCGCGTAAGATGGAACGAACAGGGAACGGGTGGTGTGTCTCCTATCTCCAATGTCATTTCTACCAACGACATTGCTGATAATGTGCAGAGCATTTCCTATTACGGAAGCAATGAAGTGCAGATTCTTGTCACGATGCTGGATAGCGAAGGTCAGCAATTTCAATTACGTACCACTGTCTTGGGGAGGAACCTATGA